A window of the Candidatus Methylomirabilota bacterium genome harbors these coding sequences:
- the rho gene encoding transcription termination factor Rho, which yields MSARRERGQGSPTQNPETNGMNLSELKERTITELNQIARDLNVQNLGGLRKQELIFKILQSQAEKDGLIFAEGVLEVLPDGFGFLRAPDYNYLPGPDDIYVSPSQIRRFDLRTGDTIAGQVRPPKDTERYFALLKVEAINFETPDQSREKIFFDNLTPLYPMERLRLEYEPENLTTRVMDLLCPIGKGQRGMIVAAPRTGKTMMLQSIAHAIATNHPEVYLIVLLIDERPEEVTDMQRSVKGEVISSTFDEPPQRHIQVADMVIEKAKRLVEHKRDVVILLDSLTRFARAHNAVIPSSGKVLSGGLDANALQRPRRFFATARNIEEGGSLTIMATAIVDTGSRMDDVIFEEFKGTGNMEVHLDRRLMDKRIFPTINIEQSGTRKEELLLEKDELQKVWLLRKALSQLNPVEAMELLLDKLKQTKSNKEFLAAMHSMG from the coding sequence ATGAGTGCCCGCCGAGAGAGAGGCCAGGGAAGCCCGACGCAAAACCCCGAAACGAACGGCATGAACCTGTCAGAGCTGAAAGAGCGAACCATCACCGAGCTGAACCAGATCGCCCGCGACCTGAACGTCCAGAACCTCGGCGGGCTCAGGAAGCAGGAGCTGATCTTCAAGATCCTCCAGTCGCAGGCCGAGAAGGACGGGCTCATCTTCGCGGAGGGCGTCCTCGAGGTCCTGCCCGACGGCTTCGGGTTCCTGCGGGCCCCGGACTACAACTACCTGCCCGGCCCGGACGACATCTACGTTTCTCCATCTCAGATACGGCGTTTCGATCTGCGGACCGGCGATACCATAGCCGGCCAGGTCCGCCCGCCGAAGGACACGGAGCGCTACTTCGCGCTCCTCAAGGTCGAGGCGATCAACTTCGAGACGCCGGACCAGTCGCGCGAGAAGATCTTCTTCGACAACCTCACGCCGCTCTACCCGATGGAGCGGCTGCGACTCGAATACGAACCTGAGAACCTGACGACCCGCGTGATGGACCTGCTCTGCCCCATCGGCAAGGGCCAGCGCGGCATGATCGTCGCCGCGCCGCGCACCGGCAAGACGATGATGCTGCAGTCGATCGCCCACGCGATCGCGACGAACCACCCCGAGGTCTATCTGATCGTGCTGCTGATCGACGAGCGGCCCGAAGAGGTCACGGACATGCAGCGCTCGGTGAAGGGCGAGGTCATCTCCTCGACGTTCGACGAGCCGCCGCAGCGCCACATCCAGGTCGCCGACATGGTCATCGAGAAGGCCAAGCGGCTGGTTGAGCACAAGCGCGACGTCGTCATCCTGCTCGACTCGCTGACGCGCTTCGCGCGGGCGCACAACGCCGTCATCCCATCCTCCGGCAAGGTGCTGTCGGGCGGTCTCGACGCCAACGCCCTGCAGCGCCCGCGCCGGTTCTTCGCGACGGCGCGCAACATCGAGGAGGGCGGCTCGCTCACCATCATGGCCACGGCCATCGTGGACACGGGCAGCCGCATGGACGACGTGATCTTCGAGGAGTTCAAGGGCACGGGCAACATGGAGGTCCACCTCGACCGGCGCCTCATGGACAAGCGGATCTTCCCGACGATCAACATCGAGCAGTCCGGGACGCGGAAGGAGGAGCTCCTCCTGGAGAAAGACGAGCTCCAGAAGGTCTGGCTGCTCCGGAAGGCGCTCTCCCAGCTGAACCCGGTGGAGGCGATGGAGCTTCTCCTGGACAAGCTCAAGCAGACCAAGAGCAACAAGGAGTTCCTCGCCGCCATGCACAGCATGGGGTAG
- the rpmE gene encoding 50S ribosomal protein L31: protein MKVGIHPDYVDTTITCACGEVVHTRSTRPDIRVEICSKCHPFYTGKQKLVDTAGRVERFQRKYKRQTASS from the coding sequence GTGAAGGTGGGCATTCATCCGGACTATGTGGACACGACGATCACGTGCGCGTGCGGCGAGGTGGTCCACACCCGCTCGACCAGGCCCGACATCCGGGTGGAGATCTGCTCGAAGTGCCACCCCTTCTACACGGGGAAGCAAAAGCTCGTGGACACGGCCGGGCGCGTGGAGCGCTTCCAGCGGAAGTACAAGCGGCAGACCGCGTCTTCGTAG